ATTGTATCGGTTGCCTGTATCGATTGTCGCCCCTGGGTAATTTTGTTGATAGTATCCGGGGCTGGTGCTACCTTGTTTTCAATTTTGATGCGTCACCGTTGTCCATAAACGCTAGCCTTGGTCCTATGAATTCGATCCCTGTCGCGCGCACTGTCGCCCATACTAAACAAAGCCTTAAAAACCGTGTGAAGATCCCTTCCCTGGTGCTCTTGCTGGCCCTGTCCGCCTGTGCCGGCGTGCCGGTGCAGGAGATGAGCAATGCGCGCCAGGCACTGGAGGCGGCGCGTGAGGTGGGTGCCGAAACCCGCGCCACGGCAGAGTTGCAGTCGGCCGAGGCGCTGCTGCAGAGTGCCGAGCAGGCCCTGCAGGAGGGTGATTACAAGCAGGCGCGCAAGGCTGCCGAGGCGTCGCGTGCACAGGCCGTTCAGGCACAGGATAAATCGCTCAACCAATAACGGGGATGGCGTTTCGTGCGTTTGTAGCACCTGTATCAGTGCCGCATCAGTACCATGTCAGTTCCGCATCAGTCAGCACTAGCAGCGCATTTGCTTTGACCCACAATATCCCCGTAGGTCACAATGCAGGCCCCAACCCTCACACGTATCCTTAAAAATGAATGAACTGGAAAAATG
The nucleotide sequence above comes from Gammaproteobacteria bacterium. Encoded proteins:
- a CDS encoding DUF4398 domain-containing protein gives rise to the protein MKIPSLVLLLALSACAGVPVQEMSNARQALEAAREVGAETRATAELQSAEALLQSAEQALQEGDYKQARKAAEASRAQAVQAQDKSLNQ